The sequence CGCGCCGGCGACGACGAGAAGCGAGACGAAGAAGAACGGCCAGTGGACGGTCATGACCGCGCCCGCCGTGTTCAACGGGTGGACGAGCGCGATGAGTCCCGCGTTGGCGCTGACGAAAAAGAGCATGCTCCCGACGACGTTGCCGACGCCGATGTGGGGGCGCCCCTGCCGGACGGGTTCGACCGTCAGGAACAGTTCCTCCAGCGACGCGATGAAGCTCATGACCGTCGCGCCGAAGGCCAGTCCCGTCACGCCGAGGAGCGCGAGCAAGTCTTCGGCCCCTGAGACAGCGAGTTCCGACCCGACCGTCATGCCCACCGTGGCGACGAGGGCGATGGCGAGAAACGCCGGCCCCTCGTAGCGTTCGGGGACGTGCTCTTCGACGAAGTCGTCGACGTCGATATCCAAATCGAGGTCGAGCAACCCTTCGTCCTCCTCCGCTTCCTCCGCTTTCTCACGCTCGCGCACCTCTTCTTCCATGATTTCGACCTCCTCGGCCGACAGGTAGCGCGTGTCCGTGTAGCGTTCGAGCGTGTAGATGATGGCGAGGTAGGGGATGAACGTCGCGGTGAGAATCGCCCCGTCGAACCGGGAGAGCGTGCCGTCGAGTGCGAGGCCGAAGAAGAGAAACGGAGCGAGAAGCGTGATGCCGAGGTAGTTCCGTGGCACCTCCGTCTCGAAGGGGACGAGGACGCCGGCGATGCCCACGGCGGCCCCGAGGATGAACAGGGCCTCACCGAAGACGGTGCCGAGCGCGAGGTCCGGTAACTCCCCGTACGCCGCCGCGATGCCGAGGATGACGTTCTCCAAGTCGGTGCCGGCGAGGACGACGGTGAGGAAGAATCCCGAGACGCCGAGGGCCAGTGCGCCCTCCGCCACCGCTTCGATGAACGTCTCCACGCTCACGATGACGATGGTGACGCCGACCAGGAACAACACGACCGAGACCAGCTCTCCGGACAGTCCGAGCACCATGCGAGTTGCAGGGAGGTACGAAGGACGTCACATAAAACCCCGCGGCACCCGGGCTACAGGTTCGAGGCGTGGTCGCCGCCGTCGACGGGGATGGCCGCGCCGTTGACGTAGCTCGCCCGTTCCGAGCAGAGGAACGCGACTACGTCGCCGAACTCCTCGGGTTGACCGATGCGCTCCTGTGGGTTGCCCGCGCTCCACTCCTCGACGCCCGTCTCGTAGTCGGGGTAGTCGCCGCGTTCGACGCCCTGTTCGACCAGTTCCTCGATGCGCGGCGTCTCGTGGGTGCCGGGCAGCACCGCGTTCGCGCGCACGTCGGGCGCGAGTTCCTCCGAGAGCGTCTTCTCCAAGCCGACGACGCTCATCCGAACCGAGTTCGAGAGGACGAGGCCGTCGATGGCCTCCTTGACGCTCCCCGAG is a genomic window of Haloplanus vescus containing:
- a CDS encoding sodium:calcium antiporter, which translates into the protein MVLGLSGELVSVVLFLVGVTIVIVSVETFIEAVAEGALALGVSGFFLTVVLAGTDLENVILGIAAAYGELPDLALGTVFGEALFILGAAVGIAGVLVPFETEVPRNYLGITLLAPFLFFGLALDGTLSRFDGAILTATFIPYLAIIYTLERYTDTRYLSAEEVEIMEEEVREREKAEEAEEDEGLLDLDLDIDVDDFVEEHVPERYEGPAFLAIALVATVGMTVGSELAVSGAEDLLALLGVTGLAFGATVMSFIASLEELFLTVEPVRQGRPHIGVGNVVGSMLFFVSANAGLIALVHPLNTAGAVMTVHWPFFFVSLLVVAGAFFRGKVGRPTGVLLLGIYAAYWVANYAV